The Natrinema saccharevitans genome includes the window CGCGATCGGCTCCGCCCCGTCGCCGGTCGACAGCGCCGACGGGTCGGCCCCGTTCTCGAGCAGGCCGTAGACGTACTCGCAGATCTCGTAGCTGTTCTCGCGGAGTCGCTCGAACGAGGCTTCGGGCAGCAGGCGTTCGTACTCGCGGTGCATGGCCGCCAGATCGGAGGGTTCGATCACGACCACGTCCCGGCCGGCATCGAGGTCTTCGGCGACGGCGGCGTAGAGTTCGCTGGCCTGCTCGTCGGCCGTCGCGATCATCCCCTGGGAGAGCGCGGCCCGCCCGCTCTCGGGTAAGTCCGGCACGCGGACCGGCACGCCGAGCGCCTCGAGGGTCCGGACGGCCGCCTTCCCGCGGTCGACGTCGACGTAGTTCGTGTAGACGTCGGGGTAGCAGACGACCTCGCGGTCGAGGTCGGCCCCGCTGCCCCGAGCCGCGGCCTGATCCGTTCGCCGGCTCGAGGCGGCGACGCCACCTCGCTTCTCGAACCAGTCGACGAGCGACTCCCGCTGGAACGTCGGGAGGTCGCGCCGGCGGTCGATCCCGAGGGTGCGCTCGAGCGCCGAGCGGACGGGGCCGGCGTCGGCGAGCCAGTTCGAGACGGGGGCGGTCGCGCTGGCGGCTTTCGCGACGGTGCCGATGTTGCCGAAGAAGCGCTTGCCGGGGTCGAGTCCGCCTTCCTCCGCGTCGGGCGTGAGGCCGTCGACGAGGAAGTCGTAAGACTCGGGCTCGCTGCTGCGGTTCACGCGGTCCCGGACGACGGTGTTGATCCACGGGATGTCGATCTTCACCGGGCAGGCGTCGACGCAGTTCGTACAGCCGGTACAGAGGTCGTTGAACTCGGCCGCCGAGTCCTGACCGTGGACGCCGGCCTCCCAGCCGGTTGCGATCCCGCCCGAGTAGGTCTCGCCGCCGAAGCCGTGGCCCCCGACGGACTGGAAGTTGGCACACGAGTTCGAACACGCGCCACAGCGGATGCAGTACAGCGTCTCCCGGAGCTGATCGTCCTCGCGCATGTCCATCCGGCCGTTGTCCAGCAAGACGAGGTGGAAGTCCCGGTCCGGATCGCCGGTCCCGTCGGTCGTTTCCGCGCCGTCGCCGCCCGTGATCGGTTCCTCGGGCGAGTCGAAATCGAGCGTCGGCGAGTCCGTCGGCGGCGACAGCATCGTCACGTACTGGGAGATCGGCTGGCCGGTCGCGCTCTTGGCGATGATGTCGACGAACGGCTCGAGGTCCGACAGCGTCGGAATCAGTTTCTCGACGCCGGCGACCGCGACGTGGGTGTCGGGCGTGACCGCGCACTTGCGGGCGTTGCCCTCGTTGGTCACGAGCGCGATCGTCCCGCTGTCGGCGACGACGAAGTTCGCGCCGGTGATCCCGACATCGGCCTCTGTG containing:
- a CDS encoding LUD domain-containing protein, whose product is MAQRSRAQTADHIRHLLETEGEAIHEHASASNERRGATYAATDDIEALRTEARAIKEDAIDRLPDLIETVREAVEANGGTVYVADDAADANAYVADVVETRTEENGVAGETDTPSVVKSKSMTTEEIDLNDALAAEGIDITETDLGEWVLQVADDTPSHIVGPAMHISRAEIADLFNERFDPDEPFETAEELTQFARDHLGERITEADVGITGANFVVADSGTIALVTNEGNARKCAVTPDTHVAVAGVEKLIPTLSDLEPFVDIIAKSATGQPISQYVTMLSPPTDSPTLDFDSPEEPITGGDGAETTDGTGDPDRDFHLVLLDNGRMDMREDDQLRETLYCIRCGACSNSCANFQSVGGHGFGGETYSGGIATGWEAGVHGQDSAAEFNDLCTGCTNCVDACPVKIDIPWINTVVRDRVNRSSEPESYDFLVDGLTPDAEEGGLDPGKRFFGNIGTVAKAASATAPVSNWLADAGPVRSALERTLGIDRRRDLPTFQRESLVDWFEKRGGVAASSRRTDQAAARGSGADLDREVVCYPDVYTNYVDVDRGKAAVRTLEALGVPVRVPDLPESGRAALSQGMIATADEQASELYAAVAEDLDAGRDVVVIEPSDLAAMHREYERLLPEASFERLRENSYEICEYVYGLLENGADPSALSTGDGAEPIAYHSHCQQRTLDLEAPTVAVLEQCGYAPATSDAECCGMAGSFGYKREYYELSTDVGERLQTQVEDADTVVASGTSCGDQLETLLERDVPHPIELLAPGGRRP